A window of bacterium genomic DNA:
CTACCGGCGAAAGAGGATCAGATCCGCAGCCTGTTCGGCTGGTACGGTTCCGGGGCCGGACCGTGGTCCGGATTTCCCTCTTACGAAAACACGGCGGGGGAACTCCTGCTCGGCTACGAGATCTCCGAGTTGATCGGAGCGTTCGATATCGCTTCGGCCACACCCGAAATGACCGAAGGCGCCGCACGCCTCTTCGGCGGGTTCGAGTTCTTTCGCAGGCACCCCGAGGGAATCCATCTGGTTCCACGAGAAATCAAGGCAGTCTTTTGGGCGTTCGTAAAAGATACCCCGGATGAAGACAAGCTCGGACGAGCCCAACGCGCCTTTGCCGAAGCGGCGGAACAGGATCTCCAGTAGGGCAACCGATTTCAGGTCGTTGCGAAGTCTCCGGCCACGCGTTGCTCGCCCCTCGTGCGATACGTCCCGATGCGAATACTGCCACCCGAGGTTCGCAGTTCGAGAGGCTGTCCACCCTGATCGAGCTGACCTACCACGCGCCGGCGGCTGGCCTGACCTCGAACTTCGATCGTCGATTCGATGGAGATCTTGCCTCCTGAGGTCTTGGCATCGAGGTCGATGCCGAGGTCATCTGGATAGTCGATCTCGATCGAGCCGCCCGAGGTCTTGAGTCGTCCTTCAGGTTCTCCAGCAAACTCTACTTCAATCGGGCCACCACTGGTCTTGGCGTCTACACAGGACTCGGCTCCAAGTACCGCGATCTTGCCACCGCTCGTGCGCGCTTTCAGGTCGCCGACCACATCGACGGCCTGAACCGAACCCCCGCTGGTCCTGACTTCGAGGTCACCTGCGATCCCGATGGCCTCGACCCTACCCCCGGAGGTCTCGAGCCGGGCTTCTTCTGCCACGTCTGAGACTTCGATGCCACCCCCACTCGTCTTGATTCCGACAAAGCCGCCGATCTCTTTGGCGCGAACGGAGCCTCCCCGGGTATCGATGTCGAGCGAGTACTGCCTGGGAATCGAGATGTCGAGTTTCGCGCTGAGCAGGCTCAGAAACGAAGACAACCCGCCATCCAGAGCGAGTTCGATGCGAACGTCCCGACCATCGTGTTCAATCTCCACTTCGGCACCCGCGCCCGGAAGCCCCCGCAACTCGATACTCACCCGGACGTGGTTCGAGTCGTGCGAGCAAACCTGAACCGAGCCGCGATCCAGATTCGCGATGAGGCGGCCGCCTGGCACGGCCGCGACCACTTCTTCGATTCGCTCTCCGACCTGGATCCAATGGCGCATCGCGTCCTCCGAATTTGAGCCTCAATAGAGCAATTTCGGTGCCAGAAGTACTCCATAGAAAGCACCAGGCAAGCTCTCCGGGCCTTTCCCTGCAGTCGAGAAACTGCGTTGGATGCTTGCAGTTGCAGTTCGAAGCTTGCAGTTCGAATTCCCGGAAGGGTGAGTGTCTTCTGACAAAGTGTACTCCTACAGGAAGATCCGTCTCGAACTCGACATCGAAGCACTCCGGGTCTTCCAGATCCCCGCGATCAGCGC
This region includes:
- a CDS encoding DUF4097 domain-containing protein — translated: MRHWIQVGERIEEVVAAVPGGRLIANLDRGSVQVCSHDSNHVRVSIELRGLPGAGAEVEIEHDGRDVRIELALDGGLSSFLSLLSAKLDISIPRQYSLDIDTRGGSVRAKEIGGFVGIKTSGGGIEVSDVAEEARLETSGGRVEAIGIAGDLEVRTSGGSVQAVDVVGDLKARTSGGKIAVLGAESCVDAKTSGGPIEVEFAGEPEGRLKTSGGSIEIDYPDDLGIDLDAKTSGGKISIESTIEVRGQASRRRVVGQLDQGGQPLELRTSGGSIRIGTYRTRGEQRVAGDFATT